A region from the Salidesulfovibrio onnuriiensis genome encodes:
- the argB gene encoding acetylglutamate kinase yields the protein MKKQPISERDMKRYQMQAKGIIETLPFISEFFGKTVVIKYGGNAMIDENLKKAFALNVILLKYIGVNPVVVHGGGPQIGQMLEALKIPTQFRQGYRVTDDATMDVVEMVLVGKVNKQIVNLINLHGGRAVGLSGKDGMLIKAERKELAIQKEDTAPEIIDLGKVGEVAEVNVDVIRSIEQAGFIPVIAPVGVDDEGNTYNINADSVAGAVAAALKAKRLHLLTDVAGLLDKEGELITSMTRTEAFGVIEDGTAQGGMIPKIRCCLEALEHVEKAHIIDGRVENCVLLEMFTRSGIGTEIVPD from the coding sequence ATGAAAAAGCAGCCCATTTCCGAGCGCGACATGAAGCGCTACCAGATGCAGGCCAAAGGGATTATCGAGACCCTGCCCTTCATCAGCGAATTCTTCGGCAAGACCGTGGTCATCAAGTACGGCGGCAATGCCATGATCGACGAGAATCTCAAGAAGGCCTTCGCCCTCAACGTCATCCTGCTCAAGTACATCGGCGTGAACCCGGTGGTGGTGCACGGCGGCGGCCCGCAGATCGGCCAGATGCTGGAGGCGCTCAAGATCCCCACCCAGTTCCGCCAGGGCTACCGGGTCACGGACGACGCCACCATGGACGTGGTGGAAATGGTGCTGGTGGGCAAGGTCAACAAGCAGATCGTCAACCTCATCAACCTGCACGGCGGCCGCGCCGTGGGGCTTTCGGGCAAGGACGGCATGCTCATCAAGGCCGAACGCAAGGAACTGGCCATCCAGAAGGAAGACACCGCGCCCGAGATCATCGACCTGGGCAAAGTGGGCGAAGTGGCCGAAGTCAACGTGGACGTGATCCGCTCCATCGAGCAGGCCGGCTTCATCCCGGTCATCGCGCCCGTGGGCGTGGACGACGAGGGCAACACCTACAACATCAACGCCGACTCCGTGGCCGGAGCCGTTGCCGCGGCCCTGAAGGCCAAGCGGCTGCACCTGCTCACGGACGTGGCCGGGCTGCTGGACAAGGAAGGCGAGCTGATCACCTCAATGACCCGCACCGAGGCCTTCGGCGTCATCGAGGACGGCACGGCCCAGGGCGGCATGATCCCCAAGATCCGCTGCTGCCTGGAGGCGCTGGAGCACGTGGAAAAGGCCCACATCATCGACGGCCGCGTGGAGAACTGCGTGCTGCTGGAAATGTTCACCCGGTCGGGCATCGGTACTGAGATCGTGCCGGATTGA